The genomic window GCAGCACGCCGATAAAGGAGTTGGGGCCAACCGTGTAGGGCGTGGGGTCAATTTCGTAATAAGCGGTCGGCTTTTTAACGGCGTTCTTGGTTAAGATTTCAACTTTGGCGATGTCGCGGCGCATCTGAATGACCAGCGCTTTGGCCTGCGCTTCCCGGTTGATTATTTTGCCCAGGATTATTGTTTTGGAAAACACTTCTTCATAGGTTTCAGGATTGACCGCCACTACAGTGATTCCGGCATTGGTCAGCGGCTGAATCAGGTCGCCGTATTTGCTGACGATCACGATGTCGGGCCGGAGGGCCACCACCGCTTCGATGTTGGGCTGGTACAAATTGCCGACTTTGGGCAACTTGGTGACTTGGGCGGGAAAGTCGCTGTATTCGTCGACGCCCACCAATTTGCCGCAGCCGCCGATGGCGCACAGCGTTTCAGAATCGCTGGGCAAAAAGCTGACGATCCGCATCGGCTCAGCCTTCAGCGTGACTTTGCGGCCCAGATCGTCGGTGAGGGTCAGCGGGTAAGAAGTGGCGTGGGCAGCGCCAAGCAGCGCGGAACTGAGAAAGAACACTTTGTTCATGAGGAGTCCTCCTCCCCAACCGAAAAGCCGCCCCACCGAAGTGATATCGGGGGCGGAAATAAGCGTCCAGCCGTATGTTTGCTACAGGCCGAGCGTTTCCCTTTCCGCGAGGGGTTAGCTGCATCAGTCAGCCCTGCGCGGGCCGCTGCGGCGAGGCAGGCATTCGGACTCGGAAGGCCGTGCTCACGCGTGTTCGGCTTCCTTACCGCTGCGCGACAGTGCCGGAATGGGCCAAACAGGCCGTCACCGGGCTTCCCCTGCGCTCACTGCCCTCAGTCTACACCGCCGCTCGCCCTACACCTTGACCCGTACCAACTCAGCGGCTAGGCTAAGCAGATGTCGCCCCGCGCCGGTACACTTTCGCCGTTTATGCAACGCGGGGCCGCGCTGACTGCTTAAAGTCCAGCGCCCGTTGTCCCGCTTGTATGTCATTGCAGGCGGGGCTTTTTTTGTGCCGCACCCAGACCGAACGAGGAGAAGTATGCAAGAACAAGCACTGCAAGAAATTGCCGCCGCCGCTGACGTCGAGGCGCTGCAACAGGTCAAGACCAAATACGTGGGCAAGTCCGGCCTCGTCACCAAGGAACTCGGCAGCCTCGGCAAGCTGCCGCCCGACGAGCGCAAGGCACGCGGGGCCGAGATCAACGCAGTGCGGGCCGCCTTAGACAGCGCCCTGACCGAGCGCGAGACGGTGCTGAAACGCGCCGCGCTGGACGCCCGCTTGGCTTCGGAAGCGATTGACGTGACCCTGCCGGGCTTGAATCTGCCCGCTGGCGGCCTGCATCCGATCACCCGCGTGTACGACGATTTGATTGAGATTTTCACCCGGCTGGGCTACGACACGGTGGAAGGGCCGGAAGTGGAAGACGAGCACCACAACTTCGAGGCGCTCAACGTGCCCTGGTATCACCCGGCCCGCGACCTCCAGGACACCTTCTGGCTAGAAGACGGCAGACTACTCAGGACCCACACCTCCCCGATGCAGATTCGCTACATGGTGGATCACACGCCGCCCCTCAAGATCGTGGCACGCGGTAAGGTCTACCGTTACGAGGCCACCGACGCCACCCACGAGGCCATGTTTCACCAACTCGAAGGCCTAGTGGTGGGCGACGGCATCAAGATGAGCGACCTCAAGGGCACGGTGGCCGAGATGGCTCGGGGACTGTTCGGGGCGCGGGCCAAAGTCCGCTTTCAACCGAGCTACTACCCCTTCACCGAGCCGGGAGCCGACTTCGCGGTGTGGTGGGAAAACCCACGTGGCGAGAGCAAGTGGCTGGAGCTGGGCGGCTGCGGCATGGTGCATCCGAACGTGTTTAAGGCCGTGAACGATCTGCGCGAGGCGGCGGGCAAGGAGCGCATCTACGAGGGCAAGACTGGCTTTGCCTTCGGGCTGGGGCCGGAGCGGATCGCCATGCTCAAGTACGGCATTCCTGACATCCGCTACTTCTACGCCAACGACCCGAAGGTGATCGGGCAGTTTCGGGGAACGTTGGGGTGAGTGAGGATACAGCGGAATTGGCACGGCAAGAAGCCGCATGGCAGCGGAAGATGGAACAGATTCGTGCCGAGATGACTGCTTACGCCGCTGAAGTCGCGGGAACGATGGATGATCTTAACTCTGACTTTGAAGCAGCAGGATTGGAAGTGTGGGCAAATTTAGATGACTGAACTCCAAAACGCATCTAGAGTCAGGAATAGATGAATACTAGTTCGCTGCGCGTGTCGACTGAAACCTTTGCCATCCCCTGCGTTGGTGCAATTATCCACCGTGAAATTGATGGTCAATCTCAGATTCTGATTCAGGAACGCCAAAAAAAGAGCGGCGGCATTGAGAACGGCATGCTAGAAGTGCCTGCTGGAAAAGTGCGAGAGTACGAAAACATTTTTGACGCGCTCAGGCGTGAAGTCCGGGAAGAAACGGGGCTGTCTCTCCTCAACATTCAAGGCGAAAACGAGCAGACCGTTCGCACAGTCAACGGCTACAAGGTGATGAGCTTCACATCTTTTTGCACGACGCAAAATCTTTCGGGTGGTTACTCCATCATCTTGCAGACGTTTCTCTGTCAAGCCGAAGGAGAAATGCTCAGAAGTTCATCTGAGGCGCAAGACATTCGCTGGGTATCTACTGAGGAGTGCAAAGCGCAGCTCCAGAACAGCCCAGCAGACTTCTATCCACTTCATATCAATGCCCTGATGAAGTATCTAGACGCCCACTAAAAAAGGACAATCCATGAAACTCCCCTATTCCTGGCTCCAAGAACTGATTCCCCAACTCCCCCCTATCAATACACTTGAACCCATCTTCGCCCAGCTCGGCCTGCCGCTGGAAGGCATTGACCCCGCCCCCGCACCGCCAGCCGGGGTGCTGCTGGTCACCGTCACCGAGGCTGCCGCCATGCCCGGCACGCAACTGACCAAGCTCACGCTCGACACCGGCCCACACGGCCAGAAAACGATTGCCAGTGGAGCGCCAAACGCCGTGGGCCTGCGTGCTGGAACGATGCTGGCGCTGGTCATTCCCGGCACCAAACTGGGCGATATGGAATACGGCGTTCGCACCCTGCAAGGCGTGGAGTCGTGGGGCATGGCCGCCAGCGCCAAGGAACTCGGCATCGGTGAGAGCAGCGCGGGCTTGCTGCTGTTTCCGGCAGGCACGGCCCCAGTCGGCACGCCGCTGGCCGATGTCTGGCCCGCCGACAGCGTGCTGGACATAGAGATCACCCCCAACCGTTCCGACGCCCTGAGCGTGCTAGGCGTGGCCCGCGATCTGGCGGCCTTCCTCAAGCTGGAGCTGAAGGAGCCGTCAATGGGCTTGGCCGCCAACGGCAAGGGCCAGATTGAAGTGACTCTGCCGCCCCGCGCCGTCACGCTGGAGCGCGACCCATCCAAAAAGCTGCGCTTCGGCTCCGATCACTTCTCGGCCCGCACCGTCAGCGGCGTCAGGAACGGCCCCGCGCCGGTGGAAATGCAGCGCCGCCTGACCCTGGCCGGAATGCGCTCGATTGACCTGATCGTGGACAGCAGCAATTACGTGATGCTGGAACTCGGTCAGCCGACGGCTTTGTATGACCGCCGCGACGTGACCAACGACAAAATTCTGGTGTCGTTCGGTCTGCGGCAGGGCGAGCATGTCAAAGATCTGATGGGCGGCACGCATCAGGTTGGCCCCGAAGACTTGCTAATTCTGGACGGACGCGAGCGCGGCGTGATGAGCGTGGCCGACGCCTTCCAGACTGCCCAGACTCCGCAGACCGACGGCGGCGTGCTCGGCATCGCGGGCATCATGGGCGGCGACCACGGACACGTGCGGGCGGATACCTCGGAAGTCGTGATCGAGTCGGCGCACTTCGACCCGGTGCTGCTGCGGCGCACCGCCACCCGGCTGGGCCTCAAAACCGACGCGGTGTACCGCTACGAACGCGGCGTTGACCCGATGCTCTCGCCTCGCGGGGCCAACCGGGTGGCCGAGCTACTCACCCAGTACGGCGGCGGCACAGCAGAAGCGGGCCTGACGACGGTGGGCACGCCCGACCTCCCCGCTGACATTCAGGTGACCGGCGAACAGGTGCGCGGCCTGCTGGGGATGCACGTTGACACCGGCGAAATGGTGGACATCCTGATGCGTCTGGGCGCACAGGTGAAACGGGACGGCGACACCTTAACTGTCACGCCCCCGAGCTGGCGGGTCGATATGGTGGTGTGGCAGGACCTAGCCGAGGAAGTCGCCCGCCTGCACGGCTACGCCGAGTTGCCCGAGACCCTGCCCACTTTCAGCCCCCACCCCGACAACCACGGCGCGGGAGCCGTCAGCGCGGCGCGGCGCAGCCTCAAGGGCGCACTGGCCGGACTCGGCGCTCAGGAAGTGGTGACCTACACCTTCACCAGCGACCCGGAAGCCGAGCAGGCCCGCAGCGAGGCCCCCAGTGTCCGGCTGCAAAATCCGCTGACTGCCGAGCGCACCGGCCTGCGCACTGCTTTGTATCCCAGTTTGCTGAAAGCCGCCCAGAACCGCCCCAAAGGCGAGCGGGTGCTGCTGTTCGAAATCGGGCGCATCTTCCCCGCGTCGGGCGAAATCGAGAAACTGGGATTGCTGCTGCGCGGGCCTCTGGCCCCGAACACCCATCAGGCGGGCGTGGCCGGAAGTTTCGCCGCCTTCAAGGGCCTGCTGGAATCGCTGGCGGCGGGGCAGGGAGCGAGCTTGGAGATTCGTCAACTGCGCGGCGCGGACGTACCAGCGGCCTTGCATCCCGGCATCGCGGGCGAAATCGTCTGGAACAATCAGCCGGTCGGCTGGCTGGGCGCACTCCACCCCGAAATTGCCCAGGGGTACGGTCTCAAGGGTGACACCTACCTGCTGGAAGTCAGCTTGCCGCTGCCCGCCGCCGAGTGGGCCTTCAGCGACCCCAGCCGCGCTCCAGCTGCCTGGCGTGATTTGGCCGTCATCGCGCTGCAAACAGTCAGCTACGGCGAGGTGGCCGCGCTGCTCAGGAAGGAAGCCGGGCCGCAGCTGGAAAGCCTGGAACCGTTCGACGTTTACGTAGGCGAGCAGATTCCGGAGGGGCAGCGCAGCGTGGCCGTGCACCTCACCTTCCGTGGCGAGAAAACCCTTAGCGACAGCGAGGTCGACCCGATCATGGAACGGCTGATCGGCGCAGTGCGGGCGGCAGGCTGGGCCATTCGGGAAAAGTGAGGGCAACTGCTTTGCTCCATCACTCCCTCTGCTGAGCCATTTCCCCTACTCCCCACCCTGACCTGCTGCCCACCTCACCCGCCTACACTGTGCGGGTGAGTTTGCTTTCCCCTTCCCTGTCCGCTGCCCAGCCCGCCGAACCAGCGCCGCCCACCCCCACCCGCGACCTCGTCAAGATTGCCCTGCCCGTCAGCTTAGAATTTGTGGCGCAGTTGGCGCTGGGCTTTGTGGATCAGATTATCGTGGCGCTGCTCGGCACGCTGGCGGTGGCGGGCGTGGGCTTTGCCAACAGCGTCACCCTGATCTTATTTTTTACCCTCAATGCCATCGGCGCAGGCACCAGCATTCTGGTGGCGCGGGCGCACGGCGCAGGCGACAAATCCGGAGCTTCGCGGCTGTTCGGCGCGGCGCTGGTTCTCGGCACGCTGGTGTCGGGGGTGCTGGCCGTGCCGCTGATTCTGGGCGGTGCAGGCTTTTTGCGTTCCATTGGGGCCACGCCAGAAGTCGCCGGAGCAGGCGGGCCTTTTCTGAGTGTGGTCGCTATCTCATTGCCGTTCGTCACGGCGGCAGCCATTTTCAGCGGGGCGCTGCGTTCCACCGGCCACGCCCGCACCCCCATGACCATTACCATTGTGGCGGTCATTCTCAATACCGTGCTGGGCTACGCGCTGGTCACCGGTTTCGGCCCCTTTCCCAAACTGGGCGTGGTGGGCGTCGGCATTGCCACCACCGCGTCGTATGCGCTGCGGGCAGGTCTACTGGTCTGGCAGACCTACGGACGCGGCATCTTGGACGCCACTTTGCCGCGCACGCTGGCCAACTGGGAAAGCGTTCTCGCTCCGCTGATTCCGCTGAGCTTGCCGATGGCCGCCACCGAGCTGGCCTGGAGCGGCGGCACGTTCCTTTACGCGCTGCTGGCCGGACGAATCAGCACCAACACGCTGGCCGCCATGCAGATCAGCAACACCCTGGAGGGCGTCTTCATCGTGGCCTCACTGGGTCTCGGCTCAGCAGCCACCGTGCTGATCGGGCAATCGTTGGGACGCGGCAGTGCGGCGGGCGCGGCGGCCTGGGCACACAAAATCCGGCGCTCGGGTCTGGTGGTGGCGCTGGGAGCGGGCGCACTGTTTGCCCTCACCGCGCCGCTTCTGGGCCTCCTCTTTCCGCAAGTGGACGCAGACGTGCGGCATATCGCCCTCATTTCTATTTTGGTCAACGCCGCTTTTCAAATCATCAAGGTGCAAAACATCCTGCTGGGCATCGGGATATTGCCCGGCGCAAACGACCCACGCGGCGTGCTGATCGGCGACGCGGTGGCTGCCTTCGTGGTGGGCCTGCCACTGGCGTACCTGCTGGCTTTTCCGCTGGGACTGGGCTTCTGGGGCCTCCTGATCGCCCGTGGACTCGAAGAAACCGCCAAAATGTTCATCTTCATCTGGCGAGCCAAGAAAATCAGGTGGGAGCAGCACATCTACACGGGCGAAGGTGAAGCGCCCATCACGGCGGGGCACTGAGTCATGCCGACGATCGCCCTGTTGCGCGGCGTCAACGTGGGCGGCAACCGCAAAGTGCCGATGGCGGCTCTTAAAGCGGTGGCGCAAAGCTTGGGCCTTACCAAAGTGCAAACCTACATCCAAAGCGGCAATCTGGTGTTTGAGGGTGAGACAAACCGCGCCGACTTGGAAGCCGCTCTTGAGCGCGAATTTGGGTTTTCAGTGGCGGTGACGTTGAGGAGCGCCGAGCAGTGGCAAGTGGTTATCGCCCGCAACCCCTACCCCGAACAAGCCGAGGCCGACAGCAGCAAAGTGCATGTTTCATCTCTGGACGCCATACCGCAGGAAGCAGGCTTGACGGCGCTGAGAGCCGTTGCCATCGGTACAGAAGAATGGACAGACGAGTGGACGCATGACGGGTTACATCTTTACCTCCACACGCCCGGCGGCCTGAGTCAGAGCAAGCTCAATGCCGACAAGCTCAAAGTCGGCGCGACGACCCGCAACTGGCGCACGGTACTGAAATTGGGCGAACTGGTGACGGGTACTTAGCTGCCCGCTGCCGCCCGCTACATCAGCCCCAGCACCGCTTCCTCTTTGCCTTTAGCCTCCACTTCGATCCACGGCACATCAAAGTAAGCGCTGGGCAAATCGGCGATCAGGTGGCTGTGGCGGCGATCTTGCGGCCCCTCGATGCCGTTGCTGAGGTGGACGACTTGCCATGCGGGCGGCGCCCAGGTGGCGCGGGTCAGCAGCACCCACTCGCGCACGCTGGGATCTTCCTGACTCTCCAGCTTGTCGTGGACGACGTGGTGATGGGCGTCAAAGACCAGCGGTATGCCCGTCGCCTGACACACCGGCAGCAGCTCGGCGGGACTGTAAGCGCGTTCGTCGTTTTCCAGCACCAGCCGCAAGCGGGCCGCGTCGGGCAGGTCGCGGATCACCTCGGCCAGCACCTCGCCGCGCCCCCCTTTGCCGCCGTGGAGGATCATGCAGTGGTAGGGGCTGCGCTCGAAGCCGAGCCGGTCGAGCACGTCGGCGTGGGTCAAAAATTGGTGCAAGCTGCTCTGGCGCACTTCAGGCCGCTCCGAGTTGAGGACGATGTACTGATCCGGGTGAATCAGCACCCGAATGCCCGCGTCCCCGAAGGCTTGTCCAACCGCCAGCAGTTCGGGCGCGAGTTCGTCCAGCACAGCCTTTCCGGTAGGGTCATCCAGCAGATCGAGCATCGGGTAGAGGGCCGCCGACATCCGGAACAGTTGGATGCCGTGGGCTGTGCAGTAACCCGCCGCGCTTCTCAGCTTGGCGGTGTTAGAGGCGTAGAGGTCGCGCAGGGCGGCGTAGCGCTCTGCCACCTCCAACATCCGGTAACGTTTGAGGGTGATGGTGCGGAAGCGCAGCTCTGGCCCCTGCGTCATGCAGACGAGGCCGTAAGCGGGGCGCAGCGGGGCCGTCACTTGGTCACGCCCTTCATTCGGCATTTGTCGGAACAGTAGATCACCTTGTCCCAGTCACGCTCCCACTTTTTGCGCCAGGCAAACGGGCGGCCACACACCGGGCAGATTTTTTGAGGCCGCTCGGAAGGCTTTTTGCCGCCGCCCATCGTCTTACCTGCCACTGAGCGCGTCCAACTGCCTCAGGGCGTCTGCCAAAACCAGACCAGCATCCTCATCCGCTTTGACGTGGACGGTAAGCGCGTCTCCGGCGTCCGGCTCCTCCAGCGTGGCGAGTTGGCTGGGCAGCAGTGAGACTTTGGCGTAACTGCCCTGGCGCTCTTCCAACCTTGAGCGCAGCACCTCGGGCGGCACATCCAGAAAAACAAAACCCGTTTGCGGGCCTCCGAGTGTTGTCCGGTAACTGGACTTGAGCGCCGAGCAAGCCAGCACTACACCCCCGCTTTTGGCCGCCGACTCGTCCAGCGCCGTTTTGAGGCGGGCCAGCCAGGGAGCGCGGTCAGCGTCGGTCAGCCCCTCGCCGCTTGCCATCTTGGCTTTGGCCTCAGGAGTATGGAAGT from Deinococcus detaillensis includes these protein-coding regions:
- a CDS encoding ABC transporter substrate-binding protein, with translation MNKVFFLSSALLGAAHATSYPLTLTDDLGRKVTLKAEPMRIVSFLPSDSETLCAIGGCGKLVGVDEYSDFPAQVTKLPKVGNLYQPNIEAVVALRPDIVIVSKYGDLIQPLTNAGITVVAVNPETYEEVFSKTIILGKIINREAQAKALVIQMRRDIAKVEILTKNAVKKPTAYYEIDPTPYTVGPNSFIGVLLTKAGAINIIPASLGDFPKISPELVVKSAPQFIFGMNLAAAKARPGWNTIPAVKLGRVVEDKALDQLLSRPGPRLPQALAGLAKVVHPELFK
- the pheS gene encoding phenylalanine--tRNA ligase subunit alpha yields the protein MQEQALQEIAAAADVEALQQVKTKYVGKSGLVTKELGSLGKLPPDERKARGAEINAVRAALDSALTERETVLKRAALDARLASEAIDVTLPGLNLPAGGLHPITRVYDDLIEIFTRLGYDTVEGPEVEDEHHNFEALNVPWYHPARDLQDTFWLEDGRLLRTHTSPMQIRYMVDHTPPLKIVARGKVYRYEATDATHEAMFHQLEGLVVGDGIKMSDLKGTVAEMARGLFGARAKVRFQPSYYPFTEPGADFAVWWENPRGESKWLELGGCGMVHPNVFKAVNDLREAAGKERIYEGKTGFAFGLGPERIAMLKYGIPDIRYFYANDPKVIGQFRGTLG
- a CDS encoding NUDIX hydrolase, with translation MNTSSLRVSTETFAIPCVGAIIHREIDGQSQILIQERQKKSGGIENGMLEVPAGKVREYENIFDALRREVREETGLSLLNIQGENEQTVRTVNGYKVMSFTSFCTTQNLSGGYSIILQTFLCQAEGEMLRSSSEAQDIRWVSTEECKAQLQNSPADFYPLHINALMKYLDAH
- the pheT gene encoding phenylalanine--tRNA ligase subunit beta, producing the protein MKLPYSWLQELIPQLPPINTLEPIFAQLGLPLEGIDPAPAPPAGVLLVTVTEAAAMPGTQLTKLTLDTGPHGQKTIASGAPNAVGLRAGTMLALVIPGTKLGDMEYGVRTLQGVESWGMAASAKELGIGESSAGLLLFPAGTAPVGTPLADVWPADSVLDIEITPNRSDALSVLGVARDLAAFLKLELKEPSMGLAANGKGQIEVTLPPRAVTLERDPSKKLRFGSDHFSARTVSGVRNGPAPVEMQRRLTLAGMRSIDLIVDSSNYVMLELGQPTALYDRRDVTNDKILVSFGLRQGEHVKDLMGGTHQVGPEDLLILDGRERGVMSVADAFQTAQTPQTDGGVLGIAGIMGGDHGHVRADTSEVVIESAHFDPVLLRRTATRLGLKTDAVYRYERGVDPMLSPRGANRVAELLTQYGGGTAEAGLTTVGTPDLPADIQVTGEQVRGLLGMHVDTGEMVDILMRLGAQVKRDGDTLTVTPPSWRVDMVVWQDLAEEVARLHGYAELPETLPTFSPHPDNHGAGAVSAARRSLKGALAGLGAQEVVTYTFTSDPEAEQARSEAPSVRLQNPLTAERTGLRTALYPSLLKAAQNRPKGERVLLFEIGRIFPASGEIEKLGLLLRGPLAPNTHQAGVAGSFAAFKGLLESLAAGQGASLEIRQLRGADVPAALHPGIAGEIVWNNQPVGWLGALHPEIAQGYGLKGDTYLLEVSLPLPAAEWAFSDPSRAPAAWRDLAVIALQTVSYGEVAALLRKEAGPQLESLEPFDVYVGEQIPEGQRSVAVHLTFRGEKTLSDSEVDPIMERLIGAVRAAGWAIREK
- a CDS encoding MATE family efflux transporter, encoding MSLLSPSLSAAQPAEPAPPTPTRDLVKIALPVSLEFVAQLALGFVDQIIVALLGTLAVAGVGFANSVTLILFFTLNAIGAGTSILVARAHGAGDKSGASRLFGAALVLGTLVSGVLAVPLILGGAGFLRSIGATPEVAGAGGPFLSVVAISLPFVTAAAIFSGALRSTGHARTPMTITIVAVILNTVLGYALVTGFGPFPKLGVVGVGIATTASYALRAGLLVWQTYGRGILDATLPRTLANWESVLAPLIPLSLPMAATELAWSGGTFLYALLAGRISTNTLAAMQISNTLEGVFIVASLGLGSAATVLIGQSLGRGSAAGAAAWAHKIRRSGLVVALGAGALFALTAPLLGLLFPQVDADVRHIALISILVNAAFQIIKVQNILLGIGILPGANDPRGVLIGDAVAAFVVGLPLAYLLAFPLGLGFWGLLIARGLEETAKMFIFIWRAKKIRWEQHIYTGEGEAPITAGH
- a CDS encoding DUF1697 domain-containing protein, which produces MPTIALLRGVNVGGNRKVPMAALKAVAQSLGLTKVQTYIQSGNLVFEGETNRADLEAALEREFGFSVAVTLRSAEQWQVVIARNPYPEQAEADSSKVHVSSLDAIPQEAGLTALRAVAIGTEEWTDEWTHDGLHLYLHTPGGLSQSKLNADKLKVGATTRNWRTVLKLGELVTGT
- the uvsE gene encoding UV DNA damage repair endonuclease UvsE — translated: MPNEGRDQVTAPLRPAYGLVCMTQGPELRFRTITLKRYRMLEVAERYAALRDLYASNTAKLRSAAGYCTAHGIQLFRMSAALYPMLDLLDDPTGKAVLDELAPELLAVGQAFGDAGIRVLIHPDQYIVLNSERPEVRQSSLHQFLTHADVLDRLGFERSPYHCMILHGGKGGRGEVLAEVIRDLPDAARLRLVLENDERAYSPAELLPVCQATGIPLVFDAHHHVVHDKLESQEDPSVREWVLLTRATWAPPAWQVVHLSNGIEGPQDRRHSHLIADLPSAYFDVPWIEVEAKGKEEAVLGLM
- a CDS encoding DUF2256 domain-containing protein; the protein is MGGGKKPSERPQKICPVCGRPFAWRKKWERDWDKVIYCSDKCRMKGVTK
- a CDS encoding gluconokinase; protein product: MSVSPFAQLIVMGVSGSGKTTLGRGLSAHYGFPFLDADDFHTPEAKAKMASGEGLTDADRAPWLARLKTALDESAAKSGGVVLACSALKSSYRTTLGGPQTGFVFLDVPPEVLRSRLEERQGSYAKVSLLPSQLATLEEPDAGDALTVHVKADEDAGLVLADALRQLDALSGR